The nucleotide sequence GAGAACGTTCTCAAAGAGGTATTGCGCTTTATTCCTCCGGTCGGGGGTGGATTCCGAGAGGTGCTGCAATCGTGCGACTATGGCGGCTATCAGTTTCCCAAGGGGTGGGCAGTGCTCTACGGCATTAACCAAACCCACCGCGATCGCAGCGTTTTTGCCGACCCCGATGCGTTGGTAAAGCAAGAATCAGATAATGGGTGAAGTTTGTATAAATACTGCTACATGTGTCAACATAGGCGGACAGATTGCCTTAGGCTTTCAGCAACAAGAGGATTGTCCCTGCAATGACGCTAATAGTCGCTCCAGCAATTAGAAACGTCGCTAGCCGTTCGAGGCGTTCTCCTGCACCTTGGTAAGTTTCAAACTTATAATCGAGCTTCTCCACATCGCGTTCGAGCGACTCGACATCAGTTTTCAGATCGCTCCTTAAAGAAGCGATCGCCTCTTCGATGCGAGAGAGCTGCTCGCTCGTGTCATTCATGCCAAAATCTCTCGCGCCATCTCTCTCGCGCCATCCAAGCTGAATACTACCATACTAAAACCTAAGCAGTTTAATAAGCGACCTCTATTGCAGTAGCCCGGGCCACAAACCTAGAATTTACTCGAAAACCGCCACATCTACTTATACCGGCCTACCTCAAAAATCGGTAGTGTTCTAGAAGTCAAGATAGAGTGTCTATAGGGCGAGAGTTTTAGGATCTCATATCCTTATCTATTAAGAGCTACCCGTTATACTAAAACTGACAAGCAAAATGGATAAATCTCAAGTACATATCAGCAAGTTTCTGAGTCTAATTCTCAGGCATAAGCCCGAAACAATTGGTTTGGAGCTAGACAATTCTGGCTGGGCTAATGTCAGCGAACTTCTTGCAAAAGCAGAAGAACACAACCGCCAGATTTCAATGAAAGAATTAATAACTGTTGTTGCTGAGAATGACAAACAGCGATTTATATTTAACTCAGACAGATCGAAGATACGCGCGAATCAAGGACACTCCCTTAGCATTGAGCTTGATTTAAAACCTGTAAAACCTCCCGAAATTCTGTATCACGGGACGGCGACCCGATTTATCGACTCAATTCGAACACAAGGGCTAATCAAGGGAAGGCGACAACACGTTCACTTGTCCTCGGATATCGAAACGGCAAGGAAAGTTGGCGATCGACATGGAAAACCAGTCATTCTAGCGGTGTTGACAGACAAGATGCACGATGGC is from Synechococcus sp. PCC 7336 and encodes:
- a CDS encoding RNA 2'-phosphotransferase, whose translation is MDKSQVHISKFLSLILRHKPETIGLELDNSGWANVSELLAKAEEHNRQISMKELITVVAENDKQRFIFNSDRSKIRANQGHSLSIELDLKPVKPPEILYHGTATRFIDSIRTQGLIKGRRQHVHLSSDIETARKVGDRHGKPVILAVLTDKMHDGNHQFFLSDNKVWLTDYVPVEYILFP